In Aquimarina sp. TRL1, a single window of DNA contains:
- a CDS encoding serine hydrolase yields MKPNKLITLITLCFFSLTCCSQNKKFKKKQNQKIKINGKKIAEILSFFPTDEPGGTFLVTQNGKHIASAALGKSNLELDIDMQLDNVFNIASVTKPFTAVAIFTLIEKGKISLQDKISKFVPNFPKEGKNITIGHLLSHSSGMEYKNDEKQRNDFKRAIRNRNENDSDFILEYFTKEKFDTEPGNKYDYNNVAYQLLGYIIELVSDKTYETYLKEVFFTPLKMNNTFLENSAKVIENRAIGYDSFNENDYQIRKIDSDDSYFYSAGGLMSTVNDLSIWYDALMNYKIINKPNVEKLIMPVKYNNGSYAGNGYGVFTGNLNGHNYILHDGLGWGYGSVVLYFPKSKLFIAHLRNCGYCKFDLGLSYSAPIRIASMLLNSEYSNTKYPNKILLREYAGAYHSSLSKELKTIVEKESKLYLESKRFGLLSLMQINENTFFSERNNETITFKKITKNEFEMTSNRGIPIIFKKLTKNN; encoded by the coding sequence ATGAAACCTAATAAATTAATTACATTAATTACGTTATGCTTTTTTTCGTTAACCTGCTGTTCTCAAAACAAAAAGTTTAAAAAAAAACAAAACCAAAAAATTAAAATAAATGGTAAAAAAATTGCCGAGATTTTATCATTTTTTCCGACGGATGAACCAGGAGGAACTTTTCTTGTGACACAAAATGGAAAACATATCGCTTCGGCAGCACTTGGGAAAAGTAATCTTGAATTAGACATAGATATGCAATTAGATAATGTCTTTAACATTGCTTCTGTTACGAAACCATTCACCGCAGTAGCAATCTTCACATTAATAGAAAAAGGAAAAATCTCTTTACAAGATAAAATCTCAAAATTTGTTCCCAACTTTCCAAAAGAAGGGAAAAATATTACAATTGGGCATTTATTATCTCATAGTTCAGGTATGGAATACAAGAACGATGAAAAGCAACGTAATGACTTTAAAAGAGCAATTAGAAATAGAAATGAAAATGACTCTGATTTTATTCTTGAATATTTTACAAAAGAAAAGTTTGATACAGAACCGGGAAATAAATATGATTATAACAATGTAGCCTATCAATTACTGGGATACATTATTGAACTTGTTAGCGATAAAACCTATGAAACATATTTAAAAGAGGTTTTCTTTACTCCTCTAAAAATGAATAATACTTTTTTAGAAAACTCTGCCAAAGTTATTGAGAATAGAGCAATTGGATACGATTCGTTTAACGAAAATGACTATCAAATTAGAAAAATAGACAGTGATGATTCTTATTTTTACTCTGCAGGTGGACTAATGTCTACAGTTAACGATTTATCAATTTGGTATGACGCACTAATGAATTATAAAATAATAAATAAACCTAATGTAGAAAAGCTTATTATGCCAGTAAAATACAACAATGGTAGCTATGCAGGAAATGGATATGGCGTATTTACTGGGAACTTAAATGGACATAATTATATACTACATGATGGTTTAGGTTGGGGGTATGGCTCTGTAGTATTATATTTTCCAAAATCAAAACTTTTTATAGCACATTTAAGAAATTGTGGATATTGTAAATTTGATCTTGGATTATCATATAGTGCACCAATTAGAATTGCATCAATGTTACTTAATTCCGAATATTCTAATACGAAATACCCAAACAAAATACTCTTAAGAGAATATGCTGGGGCATATCACTCGTCGCTATCTAAAGAGCTTAAAACCATAGTAGAAAAAGAAAGCAAACTATACCTAGAGAGTAAAAGATTCGGATTATTATCATTAATGCAAATTAACGAGAATACATTTTTCTCTGAAAGAAATAATGAAACCATAACTTTTAAAAAAATAACAAAGAATGAGTTTGAAATGACTTCTAACAGAGGTATCCCAATCATATTTAAAAAACTAACGAAAAATAACTAA
- a CDS encoding DUF4386 family protein, giving the protein MNEKKLQKTGGVCAILEGLIYIVAFIIYGAILVYPDTNASANERLDFLAENHLIFSLLTFTSYILFGILLVVLVVAIHHRLKTYSAIRSQIISTFGIIWAGLVIASGMIDNISLNTVIEMGSKEPENAMLVFSATNIITEGLGGGNEIVGGIWVLLLSLTALKGDLFSKPLNFLGILVGVAGILTAYPLDIFTEIFGIGQIVWFLWIGVFMIRKPMIGSTN; this is encoded by the coding sequence ATGAATGAAAAGAAATTACAAAAAACGGGGGGAGTTTGTGCAATTCTTGAGGGACTTATATATATCGTTGCCTTCATTATTTACGGAGCAATACTAGTTTATCCAGATACCAATGCGAGTGCAAATGAAAGGCTTGATTTCTTAGCAGAAAATCATCTGATTTTTTCACTATTGACTTTTACAAGTTATATTTTATTTGGGATATTATTAGTGGTATTGGTTGTTGCAATTCATCACCGATTAAAAACTTACTCGGCAATTCGTTCACAAATAATATCAACTTTTGGAATAATTTGGGCTGGGTTAGTAATTGCAAGTGGAATGATCGACAATATAAGTCTCAACACTGTTATTGAAATGGGAAGTAAAGAGCCCGAAAATGCAATGTTAGTCTTTTCCGCAACTAATATCATTACAGAAGGTCTCGGAGGAGGGAATGAAATAGTTGGAGGAATTTGGGTCTTATTATTAAGCCTAACTGCCTTAAAGGGGGATTTGTTTTCCAAACCACTAAATTTTTTGGGTATTCTAGTGGGAGTGGCGGGAATACTAACTGCCTATCCATTGGATATTTTTACAGAAATTTTTGGAATAGGTCAAATAGTCTGGTTTTTATGGATTGGAGTATTCATGATACGTAAACCAATGATAGGAAGTACTAATTAA
- a CDS encoding YciI family protein — MKDFMMLFHSEPTPDLTPTPEQIQAEVKAWQDWMKSIDAQGKLKNPGEALGFEGKIMHSDGAITDGPYAEVKEIVGGFIIVCSETIQDAIKLAEGCPALENGGKVEVRDIMNFEGM; from the coding sequence ATGAAAGATTTTATGATGCTATTTCATAGCGAACCTACCCCTGACCTTACTCCAACTCCTGAACAAATTCAAGCTGAAGTAAAAGCATGGCAAGATTGGATGAAATCCATTGATGCACAAGGCAAACTCAAAAACCCTGGAGAGGCATTAGGTTTCGAAGGAAAGATAATGCACTCCGATGGGGCAATTACAGATGGACCTTATGCAGAAGTCAAAGAAATTGTTGGAGGCTTTATTATCGTATGTTCTGAAACGATACAAGATGCAATTAAACTTGCAGAAGGTTGTCCTGCCTTAGAAAATGGCGGAAAAGTAGAAGTAAGAGATATTATGAATTTTGAAGGCATGTAA
- a CDS encoding helix-turn-helix transcriptional regulator: protein MDENNFITVASLLCEPSRAKIVWNLLDGRAYTASELALVSDLSPSSVMQAYYRKHIGKNSKTIIIKVARKLLNRTLAVIKTETPYQKGVLA from the coding sequence ATGGATGAAAATAATTTTATTACTGTAGCATCATTATTATGTGAGCCATCAAGAGCGAAAATAGTATGGAATTTATTAGATGGCAGAGCTTATACAGCTAGTGAATTAGCTTTGGTTTCTGACTTATCTCCTAGTTCAGTAATGCAAGCCTATTATCGTAAGCATATAGGAAAGAACTCAAAGACAATTATCATCAAGGTAGCTCGCAAATTGTTGAATAGAACTTTGGCAGTAATTAAAACAGAGACTCCATACCAAAAAGGAGTTCTAGCATAA
- a CDS encoding GNAT family N-acetyltransferase — translation MKFRKATENDVSVIVEMIADDELGKKRENFQIPLPSEYLKAFEKINSDENQELIVLENEDLEIIGTLQLSFIQYLTYRGGIRAQIEAVRIRKDKRGLGIGKIMFEWAINRAKARKAHLIQLTTDKKRPKAIKFYEELGFKKSHEGMKMHFN, via the coding sequence ATGAAGTTTAGAAAAGCAACAGAAAATGATGTTTCAGTAATAGTGGAAATGATTGCTGATGATGAACTTGGAAAGAAAAGGGAAAATTTTCAAATTCCATTGCCTTCTGAATACTTAAAGGCTTTTGAGAAAATAAACTCTGATGAAAATCAAGAATTAATTGTTCTTGAAAATGAAGATCTGGAAATAATAGGCACTCTTCAACTATCATTTATACAATACTTGACCTATCGTGGTGGAATTAGAGCACAAATTGAAGCAGTAAGAATTAGAAAGGATAAAAGAGGACTCGGAATTGGAAAAATTATGTTTGAATGGGCTATTAATAGAGCCAAAGCACGAAAAGCACATTTAATTCAATTAACGACAGACAAAAAACGACCTAAAGCGATTAAGTTTTATGAGGAATTGGGATTTAAAAAATCACACGAAGGAATGAAAATGCATTTTAACTGA
- a CDS encoding DUF6624 domain-containing protein, with product MNNEEIAKKIIQLKNADLEFRDKLIQNGQLDEGYNEEMANLHSRNAKILDEIIDTIGYPTVDKVGKEASEAAWLIIQHSIGQPYFMKKFAELLKIAVNESKADPKGLAYLTDRIAVFEGKPQLYGTQFDWDENGEMNPNQYDNIAKVNQRRKALGLNLLEEQTEIMKERVKNENRQPPTDFEKRKQEILEWKKKVGWIS from the coding sequence ATGAACAACGAAGAAATAGCTAAAAAAATTATTCAACTGAAGAATGCAGACTTGGAGTTTCGTGACAAACTTATTCAAAACGGACAACTTGACGAAGGGTATAACGAAGAAATGGCGAATCTGCACAGCAGAAATGCAAAAATATTAGATGAAATAATTGACACAATCGGCTATCCAACAGTTGACAAAGTAGGTAAAGAAGCGAGTGAAGCAGCTTGGTTAATTATTCAACATTCTATCGGACAACCTTACTTTATGAAAAAATTCGCAGAATTATTGAAAATAGCTGTTAACGAAAGTAAAGCCGATCCTAAAGGTTTAGCATATTTGACCGACCGAATAGCTGTTTTTGAAGGAAAACCACAACTCTACGGAACTCAATTTGATTGGGACGAAAATGGAGAAATGAACCCTAATCAATATGATAACATAGCAAAGGTCAATCAAAGAAGAAAAGCTCTTGGTCTTAATTTACTTGAAGAACAAACGGAAATTATGAAAGAAAGGGTAAAAAACGAAAATAGACAACCACCAACTGATTTTGAAAAAAGAAAACAGGAAATCCTGGAATGGAAAAAAAAGGTAGGTTGGATAAGTTAA
- a CDS encoding AraC family transcriptional regulator, whose product MSADLLLHYTNILLIFTSLFFAFFLFYVKSKNRIGNFFLAVFLIIRTVDILPFTFNLELTPIIDILRMDIGAFFQAPLLFLFTLSTIYSDFKISSKHLLLLTPFIANTILLLPNFYLANESEQLLFYHNYTHTLEGKLSYILAHLQNLFYIVVTFVLLTRYKKLLFENYSKSTGINYKWLFQMNMICLLLFIFALVKNIYRFGSHFGFISILRFSTSLIMLGFTCWLILKALNAPKLFRGISSNLQLASILKAEKTTPETDLWDSQKAKLKKFMSEEEPYLDSDLTIKGLADQMQMEERNLSILINTQLNLNFYEFINKHRINKAKEILEDTSQSKLTILEILYQVGYNSKSSFNTAFKKATGVTPTIYRKKFQKKEFE is encoded by the coding sequence ATGAGTGCTGATTTACTGCTTCATTACACAAATATTCTATTAATTTTTACTTCGTTATTTTTTGCTTTCTTTTTATTCTACGTGAAATCAAAGAATAGAATAGGTAATTTTTTTTTAGCTGTTTTTTTAATTATTAGAACTGTAGATATACTTCCATTTACTTTTAATTTAGAATTAACACCAATTATTGATATTTTAAGAATGGATATTGGTGCGTTTTTTCAAGCACCATTACTTTTCTTATTTACACTATCAACAATATATTCCGATTTTAAAATCTCATCAAAACATCTTTTGTTATTAACTCCATTTATTGCTAACACCATATTATTACTTCCAAATTTTTATTTGGCAAATGAAAGTGAACAGCTTTTATTCTATCATAATTACACACATACATTAGAAGGTAAATTATCCTATATCTTAGCACATCTTCAAAATTTATTTTACATCGTAGTCACTTTTGTTTTACTTACTAGATATAAAAAACTTTTATTTGAAAACTATTCTAAAAGTACAGGCATAAATTATAAATGGTTATTTCAAATGAATATGATTTGTTTGCTCTTATTCATTTTTGCACTTGTAAAAAACATTTACCGCTTTGGGAGTCATTTTGGTTTTATCTCTATTTTAAGATTCTCTACTTCTTTAATAATGCTAGGCTTTACTTGTTGGCTAATTCTTAAAGCATTAAATGCCCCTAAATTATTTAGAGGAATTTCTTCAAACTTACAATTAGCATCTATATTAAAAGCAGAAAAAACTACTCCTGAAACAGACCTCTGGGATAGCCAAAAAGCAAAACTTAAAAAATTTATGTCTGAAGAAGAGCCTTATTTAGATTCAGATTTAACCATTAAGGGTTTAGCCGATCAAATGCAAATGGAAGAAAGAAATCTTTCGATTTTAATAAATACACAATTGAATTTGAACTTTTACGAATTTATAAATAAACATAGAATCAATAAAGCAAAAGAAATATTAGAAGATACATCACAATCAAAACTTACAATACTCGAAATTTTATACCAAGTAGGATATAACTCTAAATCTTCATTTAATACGGCTTTTAAAAAAGCAACAGGAGTTACACCAACCATATACAGAAAAAAGTTTCAAAAAAAAGAGTTCGAATAA
- a CDS encoding HIT family protein, which yields MSKCIFCDIVNGKAPAFKIWESEEHIAFLSIFPNTEGFTVVATKKHLSSYCFDLTDEELSKLTVAAKQVGKLLDKKLDDVGRTGLMMEGFGVDHAHVKLFPMHGTSDLKTWKPFLSKQAKYFEKYEGYISSHDCNRANDDKLRKIANKIIN from the coding sequence ATGAGTAAATGTATTTTTTGTGATATCGTTAATGGAAAAGCTCCTGCATTCAAAATTTGGGAAAGTGAAGAACATATAGCATTTCTCTCAATTTTTCCTAATACAGAAGGCTTTACAGTTGTGGCAACTAAAAAACACTTAAGCAGTTATTGCTTTGATTTGACAGATGAAGAATTATCAAAATTGACCGTCGCTGCAAAACAAGTGGGAAAATTATTAGATAAAAAATTAGATGATGTTGGTAGAACTGGACTGATGATGGAAGGCTTTGGCGTGGATCATGCCCATGTTAAACTCTTTCCTATGCATGGTACTTCGGACTTGAAAACTTGGAAGCCATTTTTGTCAAAACAGGCGAAATACTTTGAAAAGTATGAAGGTTATATCTCCTCCCATGATTGCAATAGAGCAAATGATGATAAATTACGGAAAATTGCTAATAAAATAATAAATTAA
- a CDS encoding amino acid-binding ACT domain-containing protein: protein MKDIEILFENKLGQLALMGETLGKNKISLEGGGVFQNGDLSIAHFLVEEADKAKVELEKVGIKVINISDVIIQKLRQDVPGQLGAFCKKLADAKVNILTQYSDHSNQLIVVVDNYEKAKVVSDKWMKRWWSNEDYVI, encoded by the coding sequence ATGAAAGACATAGAAATTTTATTTGAAAACAAGCTCGGACAACTGGCTCTAATGGGAGAAACTCTAGGAAAAAACAAAATTAGCTTAGAAGGCGGAGGAGTTTTTCAAAATGGAGATTTATCAATAGCTCACTTTTTGGTTGAAGAGGCCGACAAAGCAAAAGTAGAATTAGAAAAAGTCGGAATAAAGGTTATTAATATAAGTGACGTGATAATTCAGAAACTTAGACAAGATGTCCCTGGACAACTAGGAGCATTTTGTAAAAAATTAGCTGATGCTAAAGTTAATATCTTGACGCAATATAGTGACCATTCTAATCAATTGATAGTAGTTGTTGATAATTACGAAAAGGCTAAAGTTGTATCTGACAAATGGATGAAAAGGTGGTGGAGTAATGAAGATTATGTAATATGA
- a CDS encoding restriction endonuclease, with the protein MQQLMLGLGATTSEIPTKNKYKNSIADVDILANFVHLGLQIYVQVKKHKESSDEHAVNQIVEAIKIDNEDNSKPIFGWVVTSGKFTEKAQNMANDNGIRVINGDDLAEMIVTVGLDKFK; encoded by the coding sequence GTGCAACAACTAATGTTAGGTCTTGGAGCAACAACAAGCGAAATACCCACAAAAAACAAATACAAAAATTCAATTGCTGATGTTGATATTTTAGCAAATTTCGTTCATTTAGGATTACAAATATATGTTCAAGTAAAAAAGCATAAAGAAAGTTCTGATGAACATGCTGTAAATCAAATAGTCGAAGCAATAAAAATTGATAATGAAGATAACTCTAAACCAATTTTTGGTTGGGTGGTTACTTCAGGGAAATTTACAGAAAAGGCGCAAAATATGGCAAATGATAATGGAATCAGAGTAATAAATGGAGATGACTTAGCCGAAATGATTGTTACTGTTGGATTAGATAAATTTAAATAA
- a CDS encoding DUF6090 family protein, with protein sequence MIKFFRNIRQNSLSEGKTVKYLKYAIGEIILVVIGILIALQINNWNQNEQLKKDELKILKSIQESIKINIVEFNQILTAQIQRNGSLQEVIFIKVSDLQLSYLDSLITTNVRNHTFDPSTGIYNSMINSGKIELISNDSLKNKISKLYDKVKDYQESEDEITEYTKEHLEKYFINNYNINPEVLARLRERTYEEENRDRISYTKNFNSQEVRNMYILLLNKMSDVITKGKSLKSEYHSLVTDLENEIENKK encoded by the coding sequence ATGATAAAATTCTTTAGAAATATTAGACAAAACTCGCTTTCAGAAGGAAAAACTGTAAAATATTTAAAATATGCAATTGGTGAAATCATACTTGTCGTCATTGGGATTTTAATTGCACTCCAAATAAATAATTGGAATCAAAATGAACAATTAAAAAAAGATGAACTAAAGATTTTAAAAAGCATACAAGAGTCTATAAAAATCAATATTGTAGAGTTTAACCAGATTCTCACTGCTCAAATTCAAAGAAATGGAAGCTTACAAGAAGTTATCTTCATTAAGGTTTCAGACCTACAACTTAGTTACCTTGATTCTTTAATAACAACAAATGTCAGGAATCACACATTCGACCCTTCTACTGGTATTTACAACTCCATGATTAATTCGGGTAAAATAGAGTTAATATCAAATGATTCTCTAAAAAATAAAATATCCAAACTTTATGATAAAGTAAAAGATTATCAGGAAAGTGAAGATGAAATAACAGAATACACAAAGGAACATTTGGAAAAATATTTTATCAATAATTATAATATCAACCCAGAGGTTTTAGCTAGACTTAGAGAAAGAACTTATGAGGAAGAAAATAGAGATAGAATTTCATATACTAAAAATTTTAATTCACAAGAAGTTAGGAATATGTACATACTACTTCTTAACAAGATGAGTGATGTAATTACAAAAGGTAAGAGCTTAAAATCAGAATATCATAGTTTAGTTACGGATTTGGAGAATGAAATAGAAAACAAAAAATAA
- a CDS encoding carboxylesterase family protein yields MFTACSKNESITPDNGTPVIQAESSYTVLKDENITYAEGLSHNMTSTSSFATPLKLDVYYPDNNSTNRPIYMFIHGGGFTGGTKTKPEIVDMANFYASRGWVFASIDYRTVEELGTIQGMTPEQLYTYYSGIAPQEWIENALQGSQSADEVQQATAMYLAQRDAKAALRWIVANASTYSINKDFITVGGASAGAITTIALGISNQEDFRNEITISDDPTLSTTNLNESYIVRSMVYFWGSNIKLDVFEAVYNLEQYDRYDASDPELFMGHGTAQDLVTPYEEALELQSIYNSLGIYNKLATLTLPNGNPAGHGAWNGVVNGKGLSELTFDFLVERQNLNVE; encoded by the coding sequence TTGTTTACTGCTTGCAGTAAAAACGAATCTATTACACCTGATAATGGAACACCTGTAATTCAGGCTGAATCCTCTTACACAGTTTTAAAAGATGAAAATATTACATATGCTGAAGGGCTGAGTCATAATATGACAAGCACTTCCTCTTTTGCAACACCTCTAAAATTAGACGTTTACTATCCTGATAATAATTCCACAAATAGACCTATCTATATGTTCATTCATGGAGGAGGATTTACAGGTGGGACAAAAACTAAGCCTGAAATTGTAGATATGGCTAATTTTTATGCATCTAGAGGGTGGGTATTTGCATCTATAGATTATAGAACAGTAGAAGAACTTGGTACAATACAAGGAATGACTCCAGAACAGTTATATACGTATTATAGTGGAATTGCGCCTCAAGAATGGATTGAAAATGCTTTGCAAGGATCGCAGAGTGCGGATGAAGTTCAACAAGCTACTGCTATGTATCTCGCCCAAAGGGATGCAAAAGCAGCTCTTCGTTGGATTGTGGCAAACGCAAGCACCTATAGCATAAATAAAGATTTTATTACAGTTGGTGGAGCGTCAGCAGGAGCAATTACTACAATTGCTTTAGGAATTTCAAATCAAGAAGACTTTAGAAATGAGATTACCATTAGCGATGACCCAACACTATCTACTACAAACTTAAACGAATCTTATATAGTGAGAAGTATGGTTTATTTCTGGGGTTCAAACATAAAATTAGATGTTTTTGAAGCAGTTTATAACTTAGAACAATATGACAGATATGATGCTAGTGATCCAGAATTATTTATGGGGCATGGCACAGCACAGGATCTTGTCACTCCTTATGAAGAAGCACTTGAACTGCAAAGTATCTATAACTCATTGGGTATTTACAACAAACTGGCGACCTTAACACTACCGAATGGTAACCCTGCTGGACATGGAGCTTGGAATGGAGTGGTAAATGGAAAAGGCTTATCGGAATTAACTTTTGATTTTCTAGTTGAAAGACAAAATTTGAATGTCGAATAA
- a CDS encoding OsmC family protein — protein MKEHNYKATVKWTGNKGKGTSNYKEFERCHTISIEKKPDILCSSDPAFRGDKTKYNPEELLLSSLSACHMLWYLHLCSESNVIITEYSDQATGIMYETCNGSGHFSEVNLNPKTKVTETSMIKKAIELHKKANELCFIANSVNFKVNHNPICLVD, from the coding sequence ATGAAAGAACATAATTATAAAGCCACTGTAAAATGGACTGGTAATAAAGGAAAAGGAACATCCAATTACAAAGAGTTTGAGAGATGTCATACTATATCTATTGAAAAAAAACCTGATATTTTATGTTCATCTGACCCAGCTTTTCGTGGAGATAAGACGAAATACAATCCGGAGGAACTTTTACTTTCATCATTATCAGCCTGTCATATGCTTTGGTATTTGCATTTATGCTCTGAATCCAACGTAATTATAACTGAATATTCAGACCAAGCGACTGGAATTATGTATGAAACATGCAATGGCAGTGGACATTTTTCAGAAGTCAATTTAAATCCAAAAACTAAAGTCACAGAAACTTCAATGATAAAAAAAGCCATTGAGTTACATAAAAAAGCTAATGAACTTTGCTTTATTGCAAATTCAGTAAACTTTAAAGTAAATCACAACCCGATTTGTTTGGTTGATTAA
- a CDS encoding RNA polymerase sigma factor, with product MIDDTQLIEIFKTEYSKLIAVLCQYYGVTEVQLAEDIVSETFLKAMKTWAHKGVPDKPTAWLRKVAVNNLKDYYKRSKIYKEKILVNLESKTNSIQPEEISNDIVEDSQLKMIFVVCNLRIRDKAKICLALRILCGFNINEIAKALLSNDEAINKILYRAKKKISENGILNTNLKLENYNQGYDTVLRIIYLLFNEGYYSSIREHNVREEICWEALRLALLLSKIQVEQQTAAYALIALISFHSSRIHARMNSSNEDLLFNEQDRAKWNKPLIEKGKKYLNLASHGSVISKYHLEAAIAFWHTTDNPKKWDNILQLYDRLLTIEYSPIVALNRAYVLSKTNSVHEAIKEANKLELDGNNHYYCLLAELHKINGNNQMERKYLREALKCTIKKSEQNLINKKLEIASRLQ from the coding sequence ATGATAGACGATACTCAACTAATAGAAATTTTTAAGACAGAGTACAGTAAACTAATTGCTGTACTTTGTCAATATTATGGGGTAACTGAAGTGCAATTAGCGGAAGACATTGTATCAGAAACATTTTTAAAAGCAATGAAAACGTGGGCTCATAAAGGAGTTCCTGATAAGCCTACTGCCTGGTTAAGAAAGGTGGCTGTTAACAACTTAAAAGATTACTATAAAAGAAGTAAAATCTATAAGGAGAAAATTCTTGTCAATTTAGAATCAAAAACAAATTCTATCCAGCCTGAAGAAATTTCTAATGACATAGTTGAAGATAGCCAACTTAAAATGATTTTCGTAGTTTGCAATCTAAGAATACGTGATAAAGCAAAAATATGTTTGGCATTAAGAATCTTATGTGGATTTAATATTAATGAAATTGCAAAAGCACTTTTATCAAATGATGAAGCAATTAATAAGATTCTGTATAGAGCAAAAAAGAAAATCAGCGAAAATGGAATACTAAATACAAATCTCAAATTAGAAAACTACAATCAAGGATACGATACTGTTCTACGAATCATTTATCTTCTGTTTAATGAGGGGTATTATAGCAGTATAAGAGAACATAATGTACGTGAGGAAATTTGTTGGGAAGCACTAAGGTTGGCTTTGCTTTTGTCTAAAATACAAGTCGAACAACAAACTGCTGCCTATGCATTAATCGCATTGATATCCTTTCATTCTTCAAGAATTCATGCAAGAATGAACAGCTCAAACGAAGATTTACTTTTCAATGAACAAGACAGAGCTAAATGGAATAAACCTTTAATTGAGAAAGGTAAAAAATATTTGAACTTAGCATCCCATGGAAGCGTTATCTCCAAGTATCATTTAGAAGCGGCAATAGCGTTCTGGCATACAACGGATAACCCCAAAAAATGGGACAACATTCTTCAACTTTACGACAGATTGTTAACTATTGAGTATTCGCCAATTGTTGCATTAAACAGAGCTTATGTTTTATCTAAGACGAACTCTGTACATGAAGCTATTAAGGAAGCAAATAAATTAGAGTTAGATGGGAACAACCATTATTACTGTTTATTGGCAGAATTACATAAAATCAATGGTAACAATCAAATGGAAAGAAAGTATTTACGTGAAGCTTTAAAGTGTACGATCAAAAAAAGTGAACAGAATCTTATTAATAAAAAATTGGAAATAGCCAGCCGATTGCAATAG